The genomic interval CAGCGCGCCAGCGCGGTCCGCTCCTCCGGTTCCAGCAGGTTCCAGGACCAGTCGATGGCTCCTCGCAGCGTCGCCTGCCGCGCGCGGCCATCAGGCCGTCCCTTGCGCAGGAGCTCGAAGCGACGCGTGAGCCGCTCCCGAAGCTGGCTCACGCTCAACAGCGCCATGCGCGCGGCGGCCAGCTCGATGGCCAGGGCGATTCCATCCAACTGCCGCACGATGTCCGCGACCATCGGCGCCTCGCCGGCCGTCAGCTCGAAGTAGCCTCGGGCTTCACGCGCCCGCTGCGCGAACAGGCGCACCGCGTCCGACCGGACCAGTTCCTCCAGCCGGGACTCGCCTTCCTCCGGCACCGAGAGCGGCGCCAGGTCCAGCAGTCGCTCACCGGGAAGGCCCAGTGCCTCGCGCGACGTCGCCAGGAAGCGCGCGCGAGGCGCCAGTTGGAGCCAGCGCCCCAGCGTGGCGGGCAGGTGCTGCACGGCCTGCTCCAGGTTGTCGAGGATGAGCAGCACGTCGCCACAGTCGTTCAGCGCGCGTCCCAGCCGCTCCGCCGGCTCGGTCGGGTCGCCATCCGCGCGCAGGGGGATTCCCAGCGCATGGCCCACCGACAGGCAGAGCGCCTCCGCTGTCTGGGCCTCGGCCAGCTCACACAGCCACACCCCGCCCTCCCATTCCCCCGACTCTAGTTCCAGCGCACCAAAGGACGTGGCCAGCCGGGTCTTGCCCATGCCACCCGGCCCCAGCAGCGTGACGAGCCGCGCGCCATCCGCGAGCCAGCGGCGGAGCTGCCCGAGTTCGGTGCCTCGCCCCACCAGTCCCTCTTGGAGCACGGGCACGTTCCCCTGGCGATCTCTCGGCGCACGAGGAACTCCGAAGCGCCGCTCCGACAGGTGCGCGGGCAGCACCTCCACCAGGGCCACGGCATCATCGATGCCCTTCAATCGGAACGCGCCCAGGGGACGCACCGCGGGCCGGCCCAGCGGCTCCAACACCTGCGCGACCTGCGCCCAGGCGCCGCCACTTACCAGGACCTGACCTCCATGGCCCGCGGCCGCCACGCGCGCCGCCACGTTCACCATGCGGCCCAGGTAGTCCGTCCGTCCGGAGCGCGCGTCCACGCGGCACTCCGGCTCGCCCACGTGCACGCCCATGCGCACCCGCAGGCCCCGGAACAACAGGCCTCCGGGTCCCACCTCTTCGGCGGCCTCGGGCTGGGAGAGGATGTCCACCGGCCAGGGCGCGCGCAGCAGCACGTCCTGCGCCTCCAGGCACCACGTCAGCGCATCCAGCACCGAGGGGAACGCAATCATGAAGGAGTCCCCCTGCGTCTTCACCTCGTAGCCGGTGCTGCCGACCAGCAGGGAACGCAGGACGCGGTCATGCACCTCCAACGCGTCACGCATGCCCGCGCCACAACGCTCCCACAGCCGCGTGGAGCCCTGGACGTCGGTGAAGACCAGCGCCACGGAGCCCTCGGGAGGCGTCGCGGAGGCCGGCTGGGACTCCTGGCCGGGCAGTGCCCTCAGCATGCCCGCCGCGGCGCCTGCCAGCCTTCTGGAGGACACATCACCCATCGCACGCTCCTGCGATGCCAGTTCCCGCGGAAGAGATGACACCACGCGGATCGAACACCGCCCATGCGTGACGGGCACATGCTCCGGGCCTCAACACAGACAGCATCCGGCACGAGACGCTCGCGCGCGGACGCGTCCACAACGCCACGGCACCCTCGCCCCGGGAGGCACCGCCGGTGTGAACTCCGAGCCCACCTTCAGCACGCCTCGACTGTCCGCGACTGCAAACATTGCCCGCGGGTACGGGTTGCCCGCACGCATCCCTGGTGCAATTTTTCGCGCCGGCCACCCTTCACCCTGCCCGCACTCCTCGGGGTGGCCCCACCCGGACACTTGCACCGCGAGCCGTCCGGCGACCTGGACCCACTGGGGAGTCGATGAAAAAGACACTGCTTCCGAAGACGTTTCCGATGCTCGCCCTGACGATGCTTGGCATTGCTGGCTGCGAGCCTCCGCCGCCAGACGCCGCGTCCCCGACCGGCGCGCGGACGCAGGCGCAGGAGTCGTTCAACGGGCTGTCCTTCAATGGCCTGTCATTCAACGGCCTGTCCTTCAATGGCCTGTCATTCAACGGCCTGTCCTTCAATGGCCTGTCGTCGGAAGCCTTCAACACCTGGTTCCAGGCCAATCCCTCACTGGCCGACATGGCGATGCGCTACGTGGTCCGCTGCGCCGTGCCCGCGGGGCAGACGCGAACCTACACAGAGCCCGCGATGGAGCAGTCGTACACGTGGGAAGGCGGCCTGGGGTTGGCGCCAGACTGGGCTAGCGGAAGCCCGGCCACGCTGGCCGAACAGCAGGTCGTCTCCGCGTGCCTGGCGGCCCACGCCAACCGGCTGGGAGAGGAGTTGCTCATCTCCATCCTCGGCCTGGACGGCGCTGGCGCCGTCATTCCCTACACGGCGCAGGAGCTCGCCACGCATTCCCGGCAGGAGTCGTGTTTCTTCGGCAACCTCTTCAACGCCGAAGGCATCCACGTGGGCGCGGAGCGCGCTCCGCTGGGCCCTCAGGAGAGCACCTCGCGCGCCTGCGCGGGCCTGCTCCACGATGGCACGGAGACGCTCGTGCCCTGCGCCCCCATGGTGTACGTGGGCGCCTGCACGTCCCACTGCGCGCTGGACTCGAGCGGCCTCTACTACGAGACGTGCACGCTCGGCGGTGTCACCTACCGCCCCATCACCACGCGGCTGTCTCCCACGAATGTGAATGTGTGTGGAGACAGCGTATGTCAGGCCACGGAGCAGTGTGGCACCTCCAACCGGTACGACAGTTGCGCACAGGATTGCGGCCCCTGCCCGTGAGGTGAGCCGCGCGAGCGTCTGCTGTTGGACGCTTGACGCGTGCGCGTGGAGGAATGGATTGGAAGGCGCATGGGCGTGACTACTTCCCTCTCTCATGCACCTCACCCCATCCCGCCCCATCCCCCTGGGCCTGCCCCGCGCGCTGCTCGTCACGAGCGTGCTGCTGGCCTCGACGTCCCACGCCCAAACCACGCCGCTGGAGGACAACAACCGCATCACCGCGGGCTACATCGAACTGGCCTATGAAGTCGGCGGGCTGCTGGACCCCACCCTCTCCCCGGGTGGCACCAGCGCCGTGCGGCCCAACTGGTTCGTCTTCGCGCCGCATGCCTCTCGCACCGGCGGCGAAGGCCTTCTCGGCGCGTCACTGGCCCGGAGCGTCATCCGCGCCGCCCGCGGCCAGCCATCCCTGTCGCTTCAGCAGGCGCTGGGGCGCGTGGGCCTCACGGGCACCCTGCATCTGTCCGTCCAGCAACTGGGCCTGCAACTGGTGCTGTCGGGCCTGCCCTTCGACGTGGCGGCGTCGCTCGCCTCGCTCACCACGGCGCTCAATGGCGCAGCCCTGCTGGACGCGCGCACGTTGCTCACCACCACGGCGCGCTTCGCCGCGCTCTACGCGAGCGCGCCAGGTGTGCTCCCGCTCGACAAGGCGGAGCGCATCGTGGACACGCTGGAGCGCACGCTGAACGAGAGCAACCTCGCCATCTTCACGGACATTGGCGGCTCGGGGCGCCTCTACATGGACTGGCGCGCGGGGGCCGGCGTGGTGACGCCCGAACGCGTGCTCACGGAGTTCACGCTGGTGGGCGCGGTGCCCACCCAGTCCCGTCAGGCCTATGACTACGCGCTCGCGCACGCCTTCGACACGCCGCGCCCGTTCGAGTTCGACACCCTCTTCCCCGGCATGCACTGGAAGAGCCTGCTGGTGGCGGCCTTCGCGCTGTACGAAGAGGCCCGCATGGCGCCCACGCCGGCCGCGCGTGACGCGCTGATCGCCATGGGAAACAACTACATCGCCTGGCGTGAGCAGCACGACATGGCCCAGCCTGTCTTCTCCCCCGCCGTTCAGCGCCCAGACGAGGTCTCGCGCGTCGAACTGCTGCGCGCCATCACCCCGCTGCTGTCCACGGACTTCGGGACGATGACGTGGACGTACGCGGACTTCGCCTACAGCCGGCCGGACCGCGACGGCAACCCGCTCACCTCGCCGCCCACTGAGTACAACTGGGCCCTCTTCTGGGACCGCTGGACGGGCATTCTCTTCGCATTCGACGCGGCCTATCTTCAGCCCACGGCGCTCTGGGTCATGCCTGAACCCCTGGTGGACCCCACGGCGGCAGCGAACGGAGGCTGAGCGCGCATGGGCGAGTCGGGGCGGCCTGGGGGGGGCCGGAAACGGGGGCGAAGGGACCGGCGCCGTGAGCCTCCTGACGCACCAGGAGCCCCCGCGAGCGCCACGCCGGGCGGCTTGACGCCTCCGGATGGCCGGGAGACCTTCCCGGCCCCCATGAGACTCGCTCCGTCTTCCGAGCCCGGTCGTCCCTCGGAGCCGCCCCCCGCAGTCACCACCACCGAGCTGCCTGCGCACGCCGCCGACGAAGTCGGCCTGTCCGCCGAGGCCCGGTTGTGCGTGCTGCAGGAGATGATGGGCGAGGCCTTCTTCACGCTCGACGCCCACGGCCGCGTCCGCGAGCTGAACACGCACGCCGCCGCCCTGCTGGGTGTGTCGGCCGAGCAGGTGCGCGGCCAGGAGCCCTGGCTTGCGCAGCCCGAGCTTTCGGGCACGGTGCTGCACGAACGGCTGATGACGGCGCTGACCACGCGTGAGGGCGGTCGCTTCCTGGCGGAGCTGCCGTCGCGGACCTGGCTGGAGGTGACGGTCCGCGTGGTGGGTGACGAGACGTGGGTGCTGGCCACGGACATCACCCAGCGCCAGCACGCGGAGAACGAAGTGGCGCGCACCGAGGAGCGCTTCCGCCAGTTGGGCGAGCGCTTCCAGGTGGCACTCGACTCCGCGCAGATGGCCGTCTGGGAGACGAACCTCGTCACCGGCCAGGTGTTCCGCTCCGAGGCGCATGACCGGCTCTACGGCTACGCGCAGCCACAGGCGGAGTGGACGCACGAGAAGTTCCTCGCCTCCATCCACCCGGAGGACCGCGCGGAGGTGGAGGCCCAGGTCGCCGCGCTCTTCACCCGGCACGTGGACGCCTACACGTCCACCTTCCGCACCCGCTGGCCGGACGGGAGCTGGCACTGGCTCACCAGCCGGGCGACGGTGATTCGCGATGCCACGGGCAACGTCGTGGTGGTGCGCGGGGCCATCCTGGACATCACCGCGCTGAAGGAGACGGAGGCCGCGCTGCAACAGGCGGTGCGCACGCGGGACGACTTCCTCTCCATGGCCAGCCACGAACTGCGCACGCCGCTGACGTCCCTGCGCCTCCAGTTGCAGTTGCTGCGGCGCCTGGGCGCCTCCACACCTGGCGCGACGCTCGGCTCGGACAAGGTCGCCGGGAAGCTGGACAACACGGAGCGCCAGTTGCGCAGGCTGGGCGCGCTGGTGGACAACCTGCTGGACGTCAGCCGCATCCAGACGGGGAAGCTGGACTTCCAGTTCGCCGACGGAGACCTGGCAAGCGTGGTGTCGGACGTCGTCTCCCGCTTCGCCGAGGAGGCCCGCCTGGCGGGCGTGCGCCTGGACTCGCACGTGGACGCGCCGGCCCCGTGCCGCTTCGACCGGCTGCGCATGGAGCAGGTGGTGAGCAACCTGCTCACCAACGCCTTCCGCTACGGCACGGGCAAGCCGGTGAAGGTGTCGCTGACGTACGCCCCCGACAGGACCCGGCTGGTAGTGCAGGACAGCGGGCCGGGCATTCCCGCCTCCGACCGGGATCGCGTCTTCGAGCGCTTCACCCAGGGCGACAACGCCCAGCGGCGCGGCGGCCTGGGGCTGGGGCTCCACATCGTCCGGCAAATCATCGACGCGCACGGCGGCCGCGTCCACGTGGAGGAAACGCCCGGAGGCGGCGCCGCCTTCGTGGTGGATTTGCCACGGTAGGGCAGGTGCCACCCCGTTCCGCGGGGCGGGTACGGCATCCACTTATGGACACATGCGGGGCGCAGCCCACGGGCTGACACCCGGCCCTTCCTCCGATTTCTTACACCCTGACGCTTTTCGGGAAGGACTTGGCGTCATCAGTGAATCGGGGTTCGCCGAACACGTGCAATATGCCGTCCCGGTTCGGCGTCCAAGCGGGCGTGGGTTCGTTGCTCGTCATGGCCGCGCCGATGGTTCCGTCAGGAGGCGCTCCGATGTGGATTGAGAGCATCATCATGCCGCGCGAGGACGAC from Myxococcus xanthus carries:
- a CDS encoding ATP-binding protein is translated as MPVTHGRCSIRVVSSLPRELASQERAMGDVSSRRLAGAAAGMLRALPGQESQPASATPPEGSVALVFTDVQGSTRLWERCGAGMRDALEVHDRVLRSLLVGSTGYEVKTQGDSFMIAFPSVLDALTWCLEAQDVLLRAPWPVDILSQPEAAEEVGPGGLLFRGLRVRMGVHVGEPECRVDARSGRTDYLGRMVNVAARVAAAGHGGQVLVSGGAWAQVAQVLEPLGRPAVRPLGAFRLKGIDDAVALVEVLPAHLSERRFGVPRAPRDRQGNVPVLQEGLVGRGTELGQLRRWLADGARLVTLLGPGGMGKTRLATSFGALELESGEWEGGVWLCELAEAQTAEALCLSVGHALGIPLRADGDPTEPAERLGRALNDCGDVLLILDNLEQAVQHLPATLGRWLQLAPRARFLATSREALGLPGERLLDLAPLSVPEEGESRLEELVRSDAVRLFAQRAREARGYFELTAGEAPMVADIVRQLDGIALAIELAAARMALLSVSQLRERLTRRFELLRKGRPDGRARQATLRGAIDWSWNLLEPEERTALARCSVFRGGFTLEAAEAVLGLPPDGPAVLDVLQSLRVKSLLRVLEAELPGGDSRLGQYESIRQYAAARLAEEGVGNAAALAERHADWYLSLAYGLRAQVRSQGGAEALQRLALERENLLAACDNALAVTPATSRSVERALEALVALEPEVVTRGPVRLLLERLDAALALTDRVMGAPRLVAEAVAVRGRVFLEAGDLVSARRDLECARASLRTLGAVAGEKRVLVDLSIVARHEGELSLAWALVREARLLSSEGDRWLDAYTVGNLGLVEQARCGAEAAIPHLRAAQALFHGVGDVTFEVGFLSNCAVAIGEMGRTREAMSLLEDAMARSASVGDRAGHALARLNLGCYLLEEGRPQEAREHLLAAARIGRQLGQRLLEGTALGELGRAELALGAWSEAWARLSEAVSDLGRVSRGQVLRFAVYRAVVEACVGDAAAAEASFVVLEGAPELRDDPVLRELAALLRAAVDLAEARAARDDVARAQRAFESVRRRIARARSAPPEAASSDLRGALGFLEEALWRLTSEPEDVEALEVEGRGAPVCAGAA
- a CDS encoding sensor histidine kinase, whose protein sequence is MGESGRPGGGRKRGRRDRRREPPDAPGAPASATPGGLTPPDGRETFPAPMRLAPSSEPGRPSEPPPAVTTTELPAHAADEVGLSAEARLCVLQEMMGEAFFTLDAHGRVRELNTHAAALLGVSAEQVRGQEPWLAQPELSGTVLHERLMTALTTREGGRFLAELPSRTWLEVTVRVVGDETWVLATDITQRQHAENEVARTEERFRQLGERFQVALDSAQMAVWETNLVTGQVFRSEAHDRLYGYAQPQAEWTHEKFLASIHPEDRAEVEAQVAALFTRHVDAYTSTFRTRWPDGSWHWLTSRATVIRDATGNVVVVRGAILDITALKETEAALQQAVRTRDDFLSMASHELRTPLTSLRLQLQLLRRLGASTPGATLGSDKVAGKLDNTERQLRRLGALVDNLLDVSRIQTGKLDFQFADGDLASVVSDVVSRFAEEARLAGVRLDSHVDAPAPCRFDRLRMEQVVSNLLTNAFRYGTGKPVKVSLTYAPDRTRLVVQDSGPGIPASDRDRVFERFTQGDNAQRRGGLGLGLHIVRQIIDAHGGRVHVEETPGGGAAFVVDLPR